The Candidatus Omnitrophota bacterium DNA segment GCTTCCCTTGTCTTTCTGTATCGGGGAGACGGGGACCTTGCTTGGGGGAGATTAAGATATGAAATGCAAGCCCTTATTGGACAAGCAGTTAAGTCTCCCCTGCCCCGCTGATTTCTTGCGGGCTATAGTACGGGGCTACCAGATTTTGGTTCGTCCGCTGCTGGGCCCGCACTGTCGATTCCACCCAACGTGTTCCGAGTACTGTCGGGAAGCTCTTGCCCAAAAGGGGCTTATCAAGGGCCTTGGCCTGACCCTTTGGCGTGTTGCCAGGTGCCACCCTCTCCATCCCGGAGGGGTTGACCCTGTGCCCTCGCCGGCCCATAGGAAGACACGTCCATGAAGCAACCCAGACTTTTTCTTGCAATCGTTCTCTCCCTTGCGGTTCTTGTGGGATACCGCTTTTACTTGCAACAATTCATTCCTGCCGAACAGAGCCCTGCGCCCAGGACTGAGAAGGGCCTTGGGGATCAAGGCGCCAGCTATTCCGAAATGGAACACCCTGTGGATAAGTCCAAGGCGCCAAAAGCAGAAGACGACGTGTTTACAACGGGTTACAACGAAGATGATACGGTTTGGCCGGGCCCCCAACTGAAGGTCTATTTTGATAAGACCTATGGGTTTATTAAAGTAATAGAGATGTCAGAATACGAGAAGCGTGAGGGAGAGGGTTTAGTGGAGGTGCTGGCGGTGAAGCGCGGTATGCCGGGTCCGGGAGCAATGAGCTTGAATGAGGAATCCCTTGTGCTGCGCCAAGCCCCAAGGGTTGGTGAGAATCAAGTCCTGCTGGACTATGCGCCTGTAGGAGAGATTCATGTGCAGGCCAGGTGGCAGGCGGATCCTCAGCTTATGCCGTATGGTATGCGGGTGGAGTGGAGCATCCGGAATACAGGGCAAGACGCGAAGAGGGTTTCCGTACAGCGGCTGGCCCTGGCCGGTCTTGTTTTGGACGGTAAGAGAGACCAGCATTATACACAGCTGCGGGTGGGAGATTCTGTCGAAGGTCAGAAGGTGAAGCTGAGCAAGAACTTGGAGAAGGGGTGGTCCGAAGAGGTGAGTTGGGTGGGCATGGCCAACAAGTACTTTGTTGTGGCCTGGAAAGAAAGTCAACTCAAGGATGGGATGCGCTGGCGGGCAGAAGGGCGTGGGAGAGAAGATCTTCGTGTGTGGGAGCTCGTTGATGATATTGTGTTGGATGGTGGTGAAACGATAAGTATTGCAAACTTAATGTATATCGGCCCTTATGAACTGCAAAGCCTGGGAGCCGTGAGCCCTGACTTTCAAGGAATGATCGATAGCGGGGTTTTTGGCCGCTTGGCCAAGGCCTTGCGC contains these protein-coding regions:
- the yidD gene encoding membrane protein insertion efficiency factor YidD: MKCKPLLDKQLSLPCPADFLRAIVRGYQILVRPLLGPHCRFHPTCSEYCREALAQKGLIKGLGLTLWRVARCHPLHPGGVDPVPSPAHRKTRP
- a CDS encoding YidC/Oxa1 family insertase periplasmic-domain containing protein — translated: MKQPRLFLAIVLSLAVLVGYRFYLQQFIPAEQSPAPRTEKGLGDQGASYSEMEHPVDKSKAPKAEDDVFTTGYNEDDTVWPGPQLKVYFDKTYGFIKVIEMSEYEKREGEGLVEVLAVKRGMPGPGAMSLNEESLVLRQAPRVGENQVLLDYAPVGEIHVQARWQADPQLMPYGMRVEWSIRNTGQDAKRVSVQRLALAGLVLDGKRDQHYTQLRVGDSVEGQKVKLSKNLEKGWSEEVSWVGMANKYFVVAWKESQLKDGMRWRAEGRGREDLRVWELVDDIVLDGGETISIANLMYIGPYELQSLGAVSPDFQGMIDSGVFGRLAKALRWILGSLERVFKNYGVAIIVLTIMVNIILAPLSLKSLSSMRKMQQIQPLIEGIRTKYKESPERMSKEMMALYKEHRVNPMGGCLPLLIQMPIFIALYRVLGQSVELWGAGFLWIKDLSAPDHFWKIPAALPIVGEYVNLLPLMMMGAMVMQQRLSQKNIGSGGTDQQQQMQKMMTWFPLMLGFVFYNLPSGLVLYWLTNTIVMIGNQLLFAQKVGANA